Proteins encoded together in one Deinococcus ruber window:
- a CDS encoding tRNA-binding protein, with product MPTDLKPTVRPEDTLERLDIRLGRVLSAELEPSAPRPAYRLQIDFGRYGVRSSVGRFTSHPPSELVGRQVMGVLNFEPRQIGDVSSEVLIIGIQARGKDSGEATFLTPALEGKLGSKLF from the coding sequence ATGCCAACCGATCTGAAGCCCACTGTTCGCCCCGAAGACACGCTGGAACGGCTCGACATTCGTCTGGGCCGCGTGCTGAGTGCCGAGCTGGAACCGAGCGCCCCCAGGCCCGCGTACCGCCTTCAGATCGATTTCGGCAGGTACGGCGTTCGCAGCAGCGTGGGCCGCTTCACCAGCCACCCGCCGAGTGAACTGGTGGGCAGGCAGGTGATGGGTGTTCTCAATTTCGAGCCGCGCCAGATTGGAGACGTGAGCAGCGAAGTGCTGATCATCGGCATTCAGGCCAGGGGGAAAGACAGCGGCGAGGCCACCTTTCTGACGCCCGCGCTGGAAGGAAAGCTGGGAAGCAAACTGTTTTAG
- a CDS encoding NADPH-dependent F420 reductase, which translates to MKIGILGAGHIGKALARLLAEAGHEVGISNSRGPDTLRDLTAQLGHGVKAFNSEDAARFGELVIETIPFGKYANLPAVQMEGKIVIDTANYYPQRDGQIDLGGLSESAFIAHHLKGARVVKAFNTIASAHLEAQGDVNKPLDERRAIFIAGDDQAAKDVVTDLIEQIGFAAVDTGSLEDSKVQQPGTPIYGPDLTATQAREALKQKS; encoded by the coding sequence ATGAAGATCGGAATTCTGGGAGCGGGACATATCGGGAAAGCACTGGCGCGGCTGCTGGCCGAGGCGGGGCACGAGGTCGGCATCAGCAATTCACGCGGCCCGGACACGCTGCGCGACCTGACGGCACAGCTCGGACACGGCGTCAAGGCGTTCAACAGTGAGGACGCCGCCCGCTTCGGTGAACTGGTGATCGAAACTATTCCCTTCGGGAAATACGCCAACCTGCCCGCCGTGCAGATGGAAGGCAAAATCGTGATCGACACCGCCAACTATTACCCGCAGCGCGATGGACAGATCGACCTGGGCGGCCTGTCGGAGAGTGCCTTTATCGCCCACCACCTGAAGGGAGCGCGGGTGGTCAAGGCCTTCAACACCATCGCCTCGGCACATTTGGAAGCGCAGGGCGACGTGAACAAGCCGCTGGATGAACGCCGCGCCATCTTTATTGCGGGCGACGATCAGGCCGCCAAAGATGTGGTGACGGACCTGATCGAACAGATCGGCTTTGCGGCAGTGGACACAGGGTCGCTGGAAGACAGCAAGGTTCAGCAGCCCGGCACGCCCATTTACGGCCCCGACCTGACGGCGACGCAGGCGAGAGAAGCGCTGAAGCAGAAGAGTTGA
- a CDS encoding phytoene/squalene synthase family protein, translated as MTRLHSRTFYFGSRFFPLQQRQAVWAVYATCRQGDDIADEPDGGGPLALTDWWARIQAALNGHLTLSERGPDAVSQALCWAARHYPLPRSAFEELYLGLRMDLQGYEYRTMDDLEVYCRRVAGVVGFMIAPICGYQGGAQTLDYALKLGQAMQLTNILRDVGEDLARGRVYLPHELQRQFGVTRQMLEAGQVTPEYRALMQHLIRLARQWYTEGSAGIPNLNGSGRLAVATAARAYAGILDALERNDYDNFSHRAHVSGVGKLLMLPQAWWQTRRT; from the coding sequence ATGACGCGCCTGCACTCGCGCACCTTTTATTTCGGCTCGCGCTTTTTTCCGCTTCAGCAGCGGCAGGCCGTGTGGGCGGTGTATGCGACCTGCCGCCAGGGCGACGATATCGCCGATGAGCCGGACGGCGGTGGCCCGCTCGCCCTGACCGACTGGTGGGCACGTATTCAGGCCGCCCTGAACGGACATCTGACGCTTTCCGAGCGCGGGCCGGACGCCGTTTCTCAGGCGCTGTGCTGGGCGGCCCGGCACTATCCGCTGCCCAGAAGCGCCTTCGAGGAACTGTATCTGGGCCTGAGAATGGATTTACAGGGCTACGAATACCGCACGATGGACGATCTGGAGGTGTACTGCCGCCGGGTCGCGGGCGTGGTCGGCTTCATGATCGCGCCGATCTGCGGCTACCAGGGCGGCGCACAGACGCTCGACTACGCGCTGAAACTGGGGCAGGCGATGCAGCTCACCAACATTCTGAGAGACGTGGGCGAAGACCTGGCACGGGGCCGCGTGTATCTGCCCCACGAGTTGCAGCGGCAGTTCGGCGTGACCCGGCAGATGCTGGAAGCAGGGCAGGTCACGCCCGAATACCGCGCCCTGATGCAGCACCTGATCCGGCTGGCGCGGCAGTGGTACACCGAGGGCAGCGCGGGCATTCCCAATCTGAACGGGTCTGGCAGATTGGCGGTGGCAACGGCAGCACGGGCGTATGCAGGCATTCTAGACGCGCTAGAGCGCAACGATTACGACAATTTCAGCCACCGGGCGCACGTGAGCGGCGTGGGCAAACTGCTGATGCTGCCGCAGGCATGGTGGCAGACCCGCCGAACCTGA
- a CDS encoding class I SAM-dependent methyltransferase, which yields MRSSRQLEGFLNRPRTEGGQTEQPNERRRTAAQRSNLLPLTAAGYMSWRARSLSLLSGTAFDLTQEAALFGALCRPEAGQRWLDVGTSAGYYAALLAGAGAHVLACDLSPAMLRVAQRRLRDLFPELGGIDWALLNGEQTGLPRASFDGVTIGATLNETSSPAAMLREAAALLKPGGQLWLMYLGRNGSLGQRALTRLGGLTFLDPAELGTYLPQMERRDLRRVREVVFERWVRQP from the coding sequence ATGAGGTCTTCCAGGCAACTTGAAGGTTTTTTAAATCGGCCACGCACAGAGGGCGGGCAGACGGAGCAGCCGAACGAGCGGCGGCGAACAGCGGCGCAGCGCAGCAACCTGTTGCCCCTGACCGCCGCCGGATACATGTCCTGGAGGGCACGCAGTCTGTCGCTGCTGAGCGGCACCGCCTTCGATCTGACGCAGGAAGCCGCCCTTTTCGGGGCGCTGTGCCGTCCGGAGGCAGGGCAACGCTGGCTAGACGTGGGCACCAGCGCTGGCTATTACGCGGCGCTGCTGGCCGGGGCAGGCGCCCACGTGCTGGCCTGCGACCTGAGTCCGGCGATGCTGCGGGTGGCACAGCGGCGGCTGCGCGACCTGTTCCCCGAGCTGGGGGGAATCGACTGGGCACTGCTGAACGGCGAGCAGACCGGGCTGCCCCGCGCCAGCTTCGACGGCGTGACCATCGGGGCGACCCTGAACGAAACGTCGTCGCCTGCCGCCATGCTGCGAGAAGCTGCCGCGCTGCTGAAACCGGGCGGTCAGCTGTGGCTGATGTATCTGGGCAGAAACGGCAGTCTGGGTCAGCGGGCGCTGACGCGGCTGGGCGGTCTGACGTTTCTCGATCCTGCCGAACTGGGCACATACCTGCCGCAGATGGAGCGCCGCGACCTGCGGCGAGTCCGCGAGGTGGTCTTCGAGCGCTGGGTCAGACAACCCTGA
- a CDS encoding phage holin family protein yields the protein MENNENKSLGGALVDVFDAGVSLVKSEISGLISRVANVAKAKGLGLVLVLASLVPLSLALIFLILFVFYGLMRLGLGAWAAALLIALFSFAVTGALIFLGIKRLGADVPDDEGPSGPLSDIAKDDLKYGAKQDTTSTVSSTAAATTTAATSPATTGTATTGASVYTPAAAHASQAHAAAPVYVTPAAGNSTAPQGTSTQGKPTAEPELEGVPVSTNPTYREDMKKEGY from the coding sequence ATGGAAAACAATGAGAATAAAAGTCTGGGCGGCGCTCTGGTCGATGTTTTCGACGCCGGAGTCAGCCTGGTGAAGAGTGAGATCAGTGGGCTTATCAGCCGCGTCGCCAACGTTGCCAAGGCCAAGGGCCTGGGGCTGGTGTTGGTGCTGGCGTCGCTGGTGCCGCTGAGTCTCGCCCTGATCTTCCTGATTCTGTTCGTGTTCTACGGCCTGATGCGCCTGGGACTCGGAGCATGGGCGGCCGCCCTGCTGATCGCACTGTTCAGTTTCGCAGTCACGGGCGCCCTGATCTTCCTGGGAATCAAGCGTCTGGGAGCCGACGTACCCGACGACGAAGGCCCGTCTGGCCCGCTCAGCGACATCGCCAAAGATGACCTGAAGTACGGAGCCAAGCAGGACACCACCAGCACAGTGAGCAGCACCGCTGCCGCCACGACCACTGCGGCGACCAGCCCAGCTACGACTGGCACAGCCACGACCGGCGCTTCCGTGTATACGCCTGCTGCGGCCCACGCCAGTCAGGCACACGCCGCCGCGCCCGTGTACGTGACGCCTGCTGCGGGCAACAGTACGGCCCCGCAGGGCACCTCGACCCAGGGCAAGCCGACTGCCGAACCGGAACTGGAAGGCGTGCCGGTCAGCACCAACCCCACCTACCGCGAAGACATGAAAAAGGAGGGCTACTGA
- a CDS encoding Fur family transcriptional regulator, translated as MTTARHTRQREVIAAVLQQAEGPLSAPELLARAQVALPTLGTATVYRTLKLLQQQGEAHAVKLDGEPLYESSGRGHHHHFSCNVCGRVYSLHSCPVALPSGTVYPGGFVVEGHEVTLYGRCPQCAEAR; from the coding sequence ATGACGACCGCCCGCCACACCCGCCAACGCGAGGTCATCGCCGCCGTGTTGCAACAGGCCGAGGGGCCGCTGAGCGCACCGGAACTGCTGGCCCGCGCTCAGGTGGCGCTGCCGACCCTGGGCACCGCCACCGTTTACCGCACCCTGAAGCTGCTCCAGCAGCAGGGCGAGGCGCACGCCGTCAAGCTCGACGGCGAGCCGCTGTATGAATCGAGCGGGCGTGGACACCATCACCATTTTTCGTGCAATGTGTGTGGGCGCGTGTATTCGCTGCATTCCTGCCCGGTGGCCCTGCCGAGCGGCACGGTGTATCCGGGCGGCTTCGTGGTCGAGGGTCACGAAGTCACGCTGTACGGACGCTGCCCGCAGTGCGCTGAAGCCCGCTAA
- a CDS encoding metal ABC transporter solute-binding protein, Zn/Mn family — translation MKNRYQVFLTTVAVRTVALGTLALGTGSAGLAAPLPVAASTSVIADFVKVVGGTRVSVLTVVPANADTHTYQPATGDVKKLSLARALFINGANLEPWLPRLQGAVAGVNVVTLSRSIKLRQAAELQKEGLAAEGAFDPHAWWNPLNAVAYVKSIQAELTRLDPAGKTVYAANAGAYTRQLLALDSSARRQVASIPVAQRQLVTNHDALGYLAARYGLTVVGQVIGGLSTEREPSAQELATLVRKVRAAHVRAIFTENTVNARLAQALSDETGVKIAPPLYTDSLGAPGSDGDSYLKAFQHDIDVIVKALK, via the coding sequence ATGAAGAATCGGTATCAGGTATTTCTGACGACTGTGGCTGTGAGAACTGTGGCCCTGGGAACTCTGGCCCTCGGAACTGGGTCGGCAGGGCTGGCGGCTCCGCTTCCGGTCGCGGCCAGCACTTCGGTCATCGCCGATTTCGTGAAGGTGGTGGGGGGTACCCGCGTCAGCGTACTGACAGTGGTTCCGGCCAATGCCGACACGCACACCTATCAGCCTGCAACGGGCGACGTGAAGAAGCTTTCGCTGGCCCGCGCCCTATTCATCAACGGAGCCAATCTGGAACCGTGGCTGCCCCGGCTTCAGGGCGCTGTTGCGGGCGTCAACGTGGTGACGCTGAGCCGGAGTATCAAGCTGCGTCAGGCGGCCGAGCTGCAAAAGGAAGGGCTGGCCGCCGAGGGAGCCTTCGATCCACACGCGTGGTGGAACCCGCTAAACGCCGTCGCCTATGTGAAGAGTATTCAGGCTGAACTGACGCGCCTCGACCCGGCAGGGAAGACCGTGTATGCCGCCAACGCTGGAGCATACACCCGGCAACTGCTGGCGCTGGACAGCTCTGCCAGACGTCAGGTCGCCAGTATTCCGGTTGCCCAGCGGCAACTCGTAACCAACCACGACGCGCTCGGCTATCTGGCGGCCCGCTACGGCCTGACGGTGGTGGGGCAGGTGATCGGCGGCCTAAGCACCGAGCGCGAACCGTCGGCGCAGGAACTGGCAACGCTGGTCCGCAAGGTGCGGGCGGCCCATGTACGGGCCATCTTCACGGAAAACACCGTCAATGCCCGGCTGGCACAGGCCCTGAGCGACGAAACAGGCGTCAAGATCGCTCCGCCGCTGTACACCGATTCACTCGGCGCACCCGGCAGCGACGGTGACAGCTATCTGAAGGCCTTTCAGCACGACATAGACGTGATCGTGAAGGCGCTGAAGTAG
- a CDS encoding metal ABC transporter ATP-binding protein: protein MRVEHLTVRYGAQVALEDASACFQAGQFSAVIGPNGAGKSTLLKTVLGLVEATSGTVSVNGLGTLRSASAYVPQQQTLDWAFPVTVWDVAMMGRTARLGWLRGPRRADREIVAAALEQTEVSDLKHRPIQALSGGQRQRVLLARMLARQAQVLLLDEPLTGVDAATQEKIMRLLQEQARRGCIVAMVTHDLEAAARWCDQLLLVNRRVVAQGTPAEVYTPANIEATFSSSHLGHTHA from the coding sequence ATTCGCGTGGAGCATCTGACGGTGCGCTACGGTGCTCAGGTCGCGCTGGAAGACGCGAGCGCCTGTTTTCAGGCCGGGCAGTTCAGCGCGGTGATCGGGCCGAACGGAGCCGGAAAATCGACTCTGCTCAAAACGGTGCTGGGGCTGGTCGAGGCCACTTCGGGCACGGTGAGCGTGAATGGGCTGGGCACGCTCCGCAGCGCCAGTGCGTATGTGCCGCAGCAGCAGACGCTCGACTGGGCCTTCCCGGTCACGGTCTGGGACGTGGCGATGATGGGCCGCACCGCCCGGCTGGGCTGGCTGCGTGGCCCGCGCCGCGCCGACCGCGAGATCGTGGCGGCGGCGCTGGAGCAGACCGAGGTGAGCGACCTGAAACACCGCCCGATTCAGGCACTGTCGGGCGGGCAGCGGCAACGGGTGCTGCTGGCCCGCATGCTGGCGCGGCAGGCGCAGGTGCTGCTGCTCGACGAACCCCTGACCGGCGTGGACGCCGCCACCCAGGAGAAGATCATGCGGCTGCTTCAGGAACAGGCGCGGCGCGGCTGCATCGTGGCGATGGTGACGCACGATCTGGAGGCTGCCGCCCGCTGGTGCGATCAGCTGCTGCTGGTCAATCGCCGGGTGGTGGCGCAGGGCACGCCCGCCGAGGTGTACACGCCCGCCAATATCGAGGCCACTTTTTCCAGCAGTCATCTGGGTCACACTCACGCCTGA
- a CDS encoding DUF4395 domain-containing protein, translating to MNKTDLNALKFNQLTVVGVTALAVLASQPWLAGLLGAAMLIGAVRPAYSPMRAAYRAVGPRVGLNPDVVDESPEAHQFAQGVGGVFLLASALSGLAGLGILSAVLGLIVIALALLNLTTHICVGCLMYFQWRMLRYRVGLRN from the coding sequence ATGAACAAGACCGATCTGAACGCCCTTAAATTCAATCAACTGACGGTGGTGGGCGTCACCGCGCTGGCCGTGCTGGCGAGCCAACCCTGGCTGGCGGGCCTGCTGGGAGCCGCCATGCTGATCGGTGCGGTGCGGCCCGCGTACAGCCCGATGCGTGCGGCGTACCGCGCTGTCGGCCCCCGCGTTGGTCTGAACCCCGATGTGGTCGATGAATCGCCCGAGGCGCACCAGTTCGCGCAGGGCGTGGGCGGCGTGTTTCTGCTGGCCTCTGCTCTGAGTGGTCTGGCGGGCCTGGGCATCCTGAGTGCCGTGCTGGGCCTGATTGTTATCGCGCTGGCCCTGCTGAATCTGACGACCCACATCTGCGTCGGCTGTCTGATGTATTTTCAGTGGCGCATGCTGAGATACCGAGTGGGACTGAGAAATTAG